The following proteins come from a genomic window of Gossypium raimondii isolate GPD5lz chromosome 5, ASM2569854v1, whole genome shotgun sequence:
- the LOC105769997 gene encoding NADH dehydrogenase [ubiquinone] 1 beta subcomplex subunit 2, whose translation MGGGHGGSTTYKGVTLHHPKRWHVATGKGLCAVMWFWVLYRAKQDGPVVLGWRHPWEGHDDHSHGHGDKH comes from the exons ATGGGAGGTGGCCATGGAGGGAGCACAACTTACAAAGGTGTAACTTTGCACCACCCAAAGAGATGGCACGTCGCCACCGGCAAGGGCTTGTGCGCTGTCATGTG GTTTTGGGTCCTGTACAGGGCTAAGCAGGATGGTCCCGTAGTGTTG GGTTGGCGACACCCTTGGGAGGGCCATGATGACCATTCTCATGGCCATGGAGACAAGCATTAG